The following coding sequences lie in one Pseudoalteromonas sp. Scap06 genomic window:
- a CDS encoding DUF3016 domain-containing protein translates to MNLVKKIAMLMCIALPSVVCAGEAQVKWHDFNDYRDVRPSNQTKGSYHKQIAKSIDEHFAKLSEQLPKNYSLNIEVTDLDLAGDVRYGGVNEIRVVKPIHFPRIEFNYVLSDESGVVAQEDNVSLKDMGFMDKIKMGRDEAFYYEKRLLTEWFGEQILPRIK, encoded by the coding sequence ATGAACTTAGTTAAAAAAATAGCAATGTTGATGTGTATTGCACTACCGAGTGTTGTTTGCGCGGGTGAGGCTCAAGTGAAATGGCATGACTTTAATGATTATCGCGATGTACGCCCATCCAACCAAACTAAAGGCTCATACCATAAGCAAATAGCCAAAAGTATTGATGAACACTTTGCAAAGCTCAGCGAGCAACTTCCTAAAAACTACAGTTTAAACATTGAAGTAACCGATTTAGATTTAGCCGGAGACGTACGCTATGGCGGTGTTAACGAAATCCGAGTGGTTAAACCTATTCACTTTCCACGCATTGAATTTAATTATGTGCTTAGTGATGAAAGTGGCGTTGTCGCACAAGAAGATAACGTAAGCTTAAAAGATATGGGTTTTATGGATAAAATCAAAATGGGTCGAGATGAAGCATTTTACTACGAAAAACGCTTATTAACAGAGTGGTTTGGTGAACAAATTTTACCGCGTATCAAGTAA
- the epmB gene encoding EF-P beta-lysylation protein EpmB: protein MIQRNEANLHKNWQKELANVVTCPKVLLEMVGLSSQVHENDIKARSLFPVRVPLPFIKKIRHGDANDPLLLQVMPRHQEFLTKSGFNKDPLLEQDNNQPGLLHKYKSRVLVMFKTGCAVNCRYCFRRHFPYQENQLNKRSLIDALSYIKADKNINEVILSGGDPLMAKDDAISWFLDELEQIPQIKRMRIHSRLPVVIPARITEQLCERLAKSPLKIIFVNHINHANEIDSDFKNAMNMLKQANVLLLNQAVILKDVNDTVDAQINLSEALFDANVLPYYLHLLDKVEGASHFDIDEAQAIKIMAELLETLPGFLVPKLVREIGGQKSKTPIDLKLV, encoded by the coding sequence ATGATACAAAGAAATGAAGCAAATTTGCATAAAAACTGGCAAAAAGAATTAGCAAATGTAGTTACCTGCCCAAAAGTGTTGTTAGAAATGGTTGGTTTATCGAGCCAAGTCCATGAAAACGACATAAAAGCTCGTAGCTTGTTTCCTGTTCGTGTGCCATTGCCTTTTATAAAAAAAATTCGTCACGGCGATGCAAATGATCCTTTATTGCTGCAAGTTATGCCTCGCCATCAAGAGTTTTTAACTAAATCAGGGTTTAATAAAGATCCGCTACTTGAGCAAGATAACAATCAACCAGGTCTGTTACATAAATATAAGTCGCGTGTTTTAGTCATGTTTAAAACTGGTTGTGCGGTAAATTGCCGCTACTGCTTTAGACGCCATTTTCCTTATCAAGAAAACCAGTTAAATAAACGCAGCCTTATTGATGCATTGAGCTATATAAAAGCTGATAAAAATATTAACGAAGTGATTTTAAGTGGTGGCGATCCACTAATGGCCAAAGACGATGCTATTAGTTGGTTTTTAGATGAGCTTGAGCAAATACCACAAATAAAACGGATGCGCATACACAGCCGCTTACCCGTTGTGATCCCTGCACGCATTACTGAACAATTATGTGAAAGATTAGCAAAGTCACCACTAAAAATTATATTCGTGAATCATATTAACCATGCTAACGAAATAGATAGTGACTTTAAAAACGCCATGAACATGCTAAAACAAGCCAATGTACTGCTATTAAATCAGGCGGTTATTTTAAAAGACGTGAACGATACAGTTGATGCGCAAATAAACTTAAGTGAAGCGTTGTTTGATGCAAATGTATTGCCTTATTACTTACACTTACTAGATAAAGTAGAAGGCGCAAGTCATTTTGATATAGATGAGGCACAAGCCATAAAAATAATGGCAGAGCTTTTAGAGACCCTGCCAGGATTTTTAGTGCCTAAACTAGTTAGAGAAATAGGAGGCCAAAAAAGTAAAACCCCTATCGACCTCAAATTGGTTTAA
- the efp gene encoding elongation factor P: protein MANYSTNEFKGGLKIMMDGEPCSILENEMVKPGKGQAFNRVRIRKLISGKVLEKTFKSGESVEGADVMDTDLAYLYTDGEFWHFMNNETFEQIAADEKALGDAGKWLVENDVCTITLWNGSPIAVTPPNFVELEITETDPGLKGDTAGTGGKPATLSTGAVVRVPLFVQIGEVIKVDTRNGEYVSRVK from the coding sequence ATGGCGAATTATAGCACCAACGAGTTCAAGGGCGGCCTAAAAATTATGATGGACGGCGAACCTTGCAGTATCTTAGAAAATGAAATGGTAAAACCGGGTAAAGGCCAAGCGTTTAACCGTGTTCGTATCCGTAAGCTTATCTCTGGCAAGGTACTTGAAAAAACCTTTAAATCGGGTGAATCGGTTGAAGGTGCTGATGTAATGGATACCGATTTAGCGTACCTATATACAGACGGTGAATTTTGGCATTTCATGAACAATGAAACATTTGAACAAATCGCTGCTGACGAAAAAGCACTGGGCGATGCTGGAAAATGGTTAGTTGAAAACGATGTATGTACTATTACATTATGGAACGGCAGCCCAATTGCTGTAACTCCACCAAACTTTGTTGAGCTTGAGATCACTGAAACTGATCCGGGCCTTAAAGGTGATACAGCGGGCACGGGTGGTAAACCAGCAACGCTTAGCACAGGTGCTGTAGTACGTGTTCCATTATTCGTACAAATTGGCGAAGTAATTAAAGTAGACACTCGTAATGGTGAATACGTGAGCCGTGTTAAGTAA